One region of Tumebacillus amylolyticus genomic DNA includes:
- a CDS encoding DUF4912 domain-containing protein, protein MNANQEHTMWIEIIQRLEAGEMQSEVARAYGMSRGKFRYRLQKFMETAGMAEIAVTSQEIQFQEQEPSIETKIESTPVSTPTPAPTFATEAAPVTKPAPAQVALKLDTPLVDPSLRDASLVDETWNRSHGLNRLVAMVKEPRTLFAYWEVNEQRKHLIQEHFRADWNVLPFCLIVHDVTDLLFTGTNANDKIRIDVNPRAESWYIHGIAPGRRYQIDLCTQTITGQLFTILRSNIVETPPLPQENQAKPHLKFSTIHQETPDFLRAKDAELAPSSLANEPWHDKFTGYNLSESKASGEGDKL, encoded by the coding sequence ATGAACGCGAACCAAGAACACACAATGTGGATCGAGATCATTCAACGGCTCGAAGCGGGCGAGATGCAGTCCGAAGTGGCTCGGGCGTATGGCATGTCCCGCGGGAAGTTCAGATATCGTTTGCAAAAATTTATGGAGACGGCAGGCATGGCGGAGATCGCCGTGACCTCTCAAGAGATACAGTTTCAAGAGCAAGAACCTTCGATAGAAACGAAGATTGAGTCGACGCCTGTTTCGACGCCGACCCCTGCGCCGACTTTCGCGACCGAAGCGGCTCCGGTCACAAAACCGGCCCCCGCACAAGTGGCGCTCAAACTCGACACGCCGCTCGTCGATCCCTCTCTGCGCGATGCTTCCTTGGTCGACGAAACGTGGAACCGCAGTCACGGCCTGAACCGTCTGGTCGCGATGGTCAAGGAACCGCGCACGCTGTTTGCCTACTGGGAAGTCAACGAGCAGCGCAAACACCTGATCCAAGAGCACTTCCGCGCCGATTGGAATGTCTTGCCGTTTTGCTTGATCGTCCATGATGTGACCGATTTGCTTTTTACCGGCACCAACGCGAATGACAAGATCCGCATCGACGTCAACCCGCGTGCGGAGAGTTGGTACATCCACGGCATCGCACCGGGTCGTCGCTACCAGATCGACCTCTGCACCCAGACGATCACCGGCCAACTGTTCACGATCTTGCGTTCGAACATCGTCGAAACCCCGCCGCTTCCGCAAGAGAATCAAGCGAAGCCGCACCTGAAATTCAGCACGATCCACCAAGAGACGCCGGACTTCTTGCGCGCCAAGGACGCAGAACTTGCACCGTCCTCTCTGGCCAACGAACCGTGGCACGACAAGTTCACCGGCTACAACCTCTCGGAATCGAAAGCATCCGGGGAAGGAGACAAGCTCTAA
- a CDS encoding cyclase family protein, whose translation MNYKVYDVSMPIFNGMPVYKDKPTKQPNISVVQDFDTATARESRLDMDVHCGTHIDSPLHMVPGGGTMEVIPLETMVGPCRVLDLTNVTGGITRADLEAQTVEQGDFLILKTKNSAESVFNLEFVYLSVDAAEYCVEKGIRGVGIDALGIERSQPGHPTHKTLFQANIVIMEGLRLGDVQAGEYFLCGAPLKLLETEAAPARVLLLQFTQ comes from the coding sequence ATGAACTATAAAGTGTACGACGTCTCCATGCCGATTTTTAACGGCATGCCCGTCTACAAGGACAAACCGACCAAGCAACCGAACATCTCCGTCGTGCAGGACTTCGACACGGCGACCGCTCGCGAATCTCGTCTCGACATGGACGTGCATTGCGGCACGCACATCGATTCTCCCTTGCACATGGTGCCCGGCGGCGGCACGATGGAAGTGATTCCTCTGGAAACGATGGTCGGACCCTGCCGCGTGCTCGACCTCACGAACGTCACGGGCGGCATCACCCGCGCCGACCTCGAAGCGCAGACCGTCGAGCAGGGCGATTTCTTGATCCTCAAAACCAAGAACTCCGCCGAGAGCGTCTTCAACCTCGAATTCGTCTACCTCTCCGTCGACGCAGCGGAGTACTGTGTGGAAAAAGGCATTCGCGGCGTCGGCATTGACGCACTGGGCATCGAGCGCAGCCAACCGGGGCATCCGACGCACAAAACGCTGTTCCAAGCGAACATCGTGATCATGGAAGGCTTGCGTCTTGGAGACGTCCAAGCGGGCGAATACTTCCTCTGCGGGGCTCCGCTGAAATTGTTGGAAACCGAAGCGGCTCCGGCGCGTGTTTTGCTGTTGCAGTTTACGCAATAA
- a CDS encoding glycoside hydrolase family 15 protein, with amino-acid sequence MKALHDLLEAMRLPNGAYVASPSSDYSYVWIRDIAYTVLPYLHSDCGRYEAAYHALLDLFRQYEWKIDIHTRQKPVLPYEYIHARYSVDLREVPDPWGHAQNDSIGLFLWGLGEGVRHGKPLIRDSRDHDIVQKLVYYLGCLQYWQEPDNGIWEENVEVHASSVGACVAGLKAVSLLVNVPPEWIQKGEETLKNLLPRESVSKDTDLALLSLIYPYRVVNRATALRILGDITQKLERTHGVIRYQGDRYYNEGSEAQWCFGFPWLGLCYASLGDRQKVEHYWAKTTALLHANHGKLPELYIGGTLQPNQNNPLAWGVSMTLLLSEHVQPLSTTPTQYAKKGTSA; translated from the coding sequence ATGAAAGCTCTGCACGACTTGTTGGAGGCGATGCGCCTGCCCAATGGGGCCTATGTGGCAAGCCCCTCCAGCGACTATTCCTACGTTTGGATTCGAGATATCGCCTATACGGTCTTACCTTATCTCCACTCCGATTGCGGTCGATACGAAGCCGCCTACCATGCGCTCCTCGATCTGTTCCGCCAGTACGAATGGAAGATCGACATCCACACCCGCCAGAAGCCGGTGCTTCCCTACGAATACATTCACGCCCGTTATTCCGTGGACCTCCGCGAGGTGCCTGATCCCTGGGGCCATGCCCAGAACGACTCCATCGGCCTGTTCCTCTGGGGACTCGGCGAGGGCGTTCGCCACGGCAAACCCCTCATCCGCGACTCTCGCGACCACGACATCGTGCAAAAACTCGTCTACTACCTCGGCTGCCTCCAATATTGGCAAGAACCGGACAACGGCATCTGGGAGGAGAACGTCGAAGTTCACGCCTCGTCTGTCGGAGCCTGCGTCGCCGGTTTGAAAGCGGTCTCGCTGCTCGTCAACGTCCCGCCGGAATGGATTCAAAAAGGGGAAGAGACGCTCAAGAATCTCCTCCCCCGCGAAAGTGTCTCCAAAGACACCGACCTCGCACTGCTTTCCTTGATCTACCCCTACCGAGTCGTCAACCGAGCGACCGCTCTGCGCATCCTCGGCGACATCACGCAAAAACTCGAACGCACCCACGGCGTCATCCGCTACCAAGGGGACCGCTATTACAACGAAGGCAGCGAAGCGCAGTGGTGCTTCGGCTTCCCGTGGCTAGGCCTCTGTTACGCAAGCCTTGGCGACCGGCAGAAAGTCGAGCACTACTGGGCGAAAACAACCGCTCTGCTTCACGCCAACCACGGCAAACTGCCCGAACTCTACATCGGCGGCACGCTTCAACCGAACCAAAACAACCCGCTCGCATGGGGAGTTTCGATGACGCTCCTCCTCAGCGAGCACGTTCAACCACTCTCGACAACTCCCACGCAGTATGCAAAAAAGGGGACAAGCGCCTAG
- a CDS encoding carbohydrate ABC transporter permease, whose protein sequence is MQKKAGPLFYVFLICFLFAVMFPFLWQLLASLKPPGELFGANAFNIGIQEPSINNYKLVFTERPFGTYLWNSLAVAALTTIYAIVISVFASYAIAWLNFKGKTIILGIVLAVSMFPQIATISPIFMFLQSVGLTNSWLGLIIPYTTFALPLAVWNLTIFFRKLPNDLAEAAKMDGATIWQTLTKVFLPLAMPGVFTTAILVFIAAWNEFLFALTINTEEAMKTVPVGIAMFQGQYTLPWGEISAASIIVTVPLVVMVLIFQRRIVSGLTSGAVKE, encoded by the coding sequence ATGCAGAAAAAAGCAGGGCCTTTGTTCTATGTGTTCCTGATCTGTTTCTTGTTCGCAGTCATGTTCCCGTTCCTCTGGCAGTTGCTGGCGTCCTTGAAGCCGCCGGGTGAACTGTTTGGCGCGAATGCGTTCAACATCGGAATCCAAGAACCGTCGATCAACAACTACAAACTCGTCTTCACAGAGCGACCGTTTGGGACCTACCTCTGGAACTCGTTGGCGGTCGCGGCGCTGACCACGATCTATGCCATCGTGATCTCCGTGTTTGCTTCCTACGCCATCGCGTGGTTGAATTTCAAAGGCAAGACGATCATCCTCGGCATCGTGCTCGCCGTTTCGATGTTCCCGCAGATTGCCACGATTTCTCCGATCTTCATGTTCTTGCAGTCGGTCGGGCTCACAAACTCGTGGCTTGGCTTGATCATCCCGTACACCACGTTTGCATTGCCGCTGGCAGTGTGGAACTTGACGATCTTCTTCCGCAAGTTGCCAAACGACTTGGCAGAAGCGGCGAAGATGGACGGAGCGACGATCTGGCAGACGCTGACGAAAGTTTTCCTGCCGCTCGCGATGCCCGGCGTGTTCACCACCGCCATCCTCGTGTTCATCGCCGCGTGGAATGAATTCCTGTTCGCGCTGACGATCAACACCGAAGAAGCGATGAAGACCGTGCCGGTCGGGATCGCGATGTTCCAAGGCCAGTACACTCTGCCTTGGGGTGAAATCTCGGCGGCTTCGATCATCGTCACCGTGCCGCTCGTCGTGATGGTTTTGATCTTCCAACGCCGCATCGTCTCCGGTCTGACCTCCGGTGCGGTCAAAGAATAG
- the glgP gene encoding alpha-glucan family phosphorylase yields MQPKIAYFSAEFGLSESLPIYSGGLGVLAGDHVKAANDLELPLVGVGVLYRRGYFQQRILEDGSQDAQYPPMNPEELPVQAVLDGHGHPLFVEVPLGNRLIYLRVWQANAGNVPIYLMDADNDRNSDQDRRLTDRLYGGDQETRIAHEVILGIGGVRVLRAIGFEPDVWHMNEGHVAFLALERIREYSAQGVSFETALEAVKASTVFTTHTPVPAGHDQFSFELMDRYLGDYFWQLGADRAKILGLGRHNDKFNMTRLAFQTASKVNGVSKLHAEVTKELFHKWCPDIPPQDIPVEAVTNGVHTETWLSPELSELYNQHLAYNWPRAVADPQTWVKVEEIPDDKLWGAHQSAKQRMTERLSLPNLQNVLTIGFARRFATYKRAYLLFQDLDRLERIVNHPDHPVAFVFAGKAHPADHPGQELIRRIVEVSKMEGFQGKVFLVENYDMNIGRHLVQGVDVWLNTPVKPMEASGTSGIKAALNGVPNCSVLDGWWDEGYNGENGWAIEGKTEGGRGYQDWVDGETLYRVLETEIAPLYYRRGEGGVPHDWVTVMKNSIRTITPEFSTARMVGEYWSRAYAPVAERGRRFAANNLEVAQRVGAYKQFVRTSWDSVYIQDIKLSPHEDGTRVQACIRLGRIWHADVRVEAVGSDGHGGIWKQELRPVTENAGGKYLFECDYPNRIEVWRKANANIRVVPISPDFCNDFELELTSWGTNWR; encoded by the coding sequence ATGCAACCGAAAATCGCGTATTTCAGTGCCGAGTTTGGTTTGAGTGAATCCCTTCCGATCTATTCCGGAGGTCTTGGCGTATTGGCGGGGGACCATGTGAAAGCGGCCAACGACTTGGAACTTCCTCTGGTGGGGGTCGGAGTGTTATATCGCCGAGGGTATTTTCAACAACGCATCCTCGAAGACGGTTCCCAAGACGCACAATACCCGCCGATGAACCCGGAGGAGTTGCCCGTGCAAGCGGTGCTCGACGGTCACGGGCACCCGCTCTTCGTCGAAGTGCCGCTTGGAAACCGCCTGATCTACTTGCGCGTCTGGCAGGCGAACGCGGGAAACGTTCCCATCTATTTGATGGACGCAGACAACGACCGCAACTCCGACCAAGACCGTCGCTTGACCGACCGTCTCTACGGCGGCGACCAAGAGACGCGAATCGCCCATGAAGTGATCTTGGGCATCGGCGGCGTGCGTGTTCTGCGCGCGATCGGATTCGAGCCGGACGTGTGGCATATGAACGAAGGGCACGTCGCGTTTCTCGCGTTGGAGCGAATTCGCGAATACTCCGCACAGGGCGTTTCGTTTGAAACGGCGCTCGAGGCGGTGAAAGCCTCCACCGTTTTTACCACGCACACGCCCGTACCGGCGGGTCATGACCAGTTCTCCTTCGAATTGATGGACCGCTACTTGGGAGACTACTTCTGGCAGTTGGGCGCCGACCGTGCGAAGATCTTGGGTCTGGGCCGCCACAACGACAAATTCAACATGACACGCCTCGCGTTCCAGACCGCTTCAAAAGTCAACGGCGTCTCCAAACTTCACGCCGAAGTGACGAAGGAACTTTTTCACAAGTGGTGTCCCGACATCCCGCCCCAAGACATTCCCGTGGAAGCGGTCACCAACGGCGTTCACACGGAGACGTGGCTTTCTCCTGAACTGAGTGAACTCTACAACCAACATCTCGCCTACAACTGGCCGCGTGCCGTCGCCGACCCGCAGACGTGGGTGAAAGTCGAGGAAATCCCCGACGACAAGCTCTGGGGCGCACATCAGTCGGCAAAGCAACGCATGACCGAACGCTTGAGTCTGCCGAATTTGCAGAACGTGCTGACGATCGGGTTCGCCCGTCGATTTGCGACCTACAAGCGAGCGTACTTGCTGTTCCAAGACCTCGACCGATTGGAGCGCATCGTCAACCACCCCGATCATCCGGTGGCGTTCGTTTTTGCAGGCAAGGCACATCCGGCCGATCATCCGGGGCAAGAATTGATCCGTCGCATCGTGGAAGTCTCCAAGATGGAAGGATTTCAAGGCAAGGTCTTCCTCGTCGAAAACTACGACATGAACATCGGACGCCACTTGGTGCAAGGTGTGGACGTCTGGTTGAACACCCCCGTAAAACCGATGGAAGCCAGCGGCACTTCGGGAATCAAAGCAGCACTCAACGGCGTGCCGAACTGTTCTGTTCTCGACGGGTGGTGGGATGAAGGCTACAACGGCGAAAACGGTTGGGCGATTGAAGGCAAGACCGAGGGCGGGCGGGGCTACCAAGATTGGGTGGACGGTGAAACGCTCTATCGCGTTTTGGAAACGGAGATCGCGCCTCTGTACTACCGCCGTGGCGAAGGGGGAGTTCCGCACGACTGGGTCACCGTTATGAAAAACTCCATTCGCACGATCACGCCCGAATTCAGCACCGCACGCATGGTCGGGGAGTATTGGAGTCGCGCCTACGCACCTGTCGCCGAGCGGGGACGACGGTTTGCGGCGAACAACTTGGAAGTGGCACAGCGAGTCGGCGCGTATAAGCAGTTCGTCCGCACTTCGTGGGACTCCGTCTACATCCAAGACATCAAACTCAGCCCCCACGAGGACGGAACGCGTGTGCAAGCGTGCATCCGATTGGGCCGCATCTGGCATGCGGACGTGCGCGTCGAAGCGGTCGGTTCCGATGGACACGGCGGCATTTGGAAGCAAGAATTGCGCCCGGTGACAGAGAATGCCGGCGGGAAGTACCTGTTCGAATGCGACTACCCAAACCGCATCGAAGTCTGGCGCAAAGCGAACGCCAACATCCGCGTCGTGCCGATTTCCCCGGACTTCTGCAACGATTTCGAGCTGGAACTGACGAGTTGGGGGACGAACTGGCGATAG
- the zwf gene encoding glucose-6-phosphate dehydrogenase: MRESKQPFVMVLFGATGDLAKRKLFPALYALYRDGLIHEQFAIVGVGRSEMGQPEFRAMVHDSITKHSRLSFQEGQAWENFIGRIDYVALDVTNPDTYGKLRTVVEGREKLMDGSSNRLFYLSLAPELFGTVATNLRHGGLTQNQGWKRLIIEKPFGKDLESARALNEVISQSFKEEEVYRIDHYLGKEMVQNIEMLRFTNMLFEPLWNNRYIDNVQITASETLGVEDRASYYEHSGALRDMVQNHMLQMLMMVCMEPPSKFETEAIRDEKVKVLRSLRRYAEDEISQYVVRGQYVAGQMKNEPVLGYRDEANVAPDSDTETFVAAKLFVNNFRWSGVPFFIRTGKRMPKKTTEIVIQFKDVPMLNNFHHAGTVGPNLLVIRINPTEGMTLYLNAKKPGTDDEVVTIAMDFCNNCDIEGGSPEAYERLINDAIQGDSTFFTRWDEVSLAWKFVDPIRRAWDKGLVPLHEYQAGTWGPKAVNYLLSEDNVQWWYIDANEAHTLPAQMQDGVFSRR, from the coding sequence ATGCGTGAGAGTAAGCAGCCGTTTGTCATGGTCTTATTCGGAGCGACGGGGGATCTTGCAAAACGCAAGCTGTTTCCCGCCCTCTATGCGTTGTATCGCGATGGGCTGATTCATGAACAATTCGCCATCGTTGGCGTTGGTCGTTCGGAAATGGGGCAACCCGAGTTTCGTGCTATGGTGCACGATTCGATCACCAAACACAGCCGTTTGTCCTTCCAAGAAGGACAGGCGTGGGAAAACTTCATCGGGCGAATCGACTATGTGGCGCTCGACGTCACCAACCCGGATACCTACGGGAAGCTGCGCACCGTCGTGGAAGGCCGTGAGAAATTGATGGACGGGTCGTCCAACCGACTGTTCTATCTCTCGCTGGCTCCCGAACTGTTCGGCACGGTGGCGACCAATCTGCGCCACGGCGGGCTGACCCAGAACCAAGGCTGGAAGCGTCTGATCATTGAGAAGCCGTTTGGCAAAGACCTCGAATCGGCACGTGCGCTCAACGAAGTGATCTCGCAATCCTTCAAGGAGGAAGAGGTCTACCGCATCGACCACTATCTCGGCAAAGAGATGGTGCAGAACATCGAGATGCTGCGCTTCACGAACATGCTGTTCGAGCCGCTCTGGAACAACCGCTACATCGACAACGTCCAGATCACCGCTTCCGAAACGCTCGGTGTCGAGGACCGCGCCTCTTACTACGAACACTCCGGCGCTCTGCGGGACATGGTGCAGAATCACATGCTCCAGATGCTGATGATGGTCTGCATGGAACCGCCGTCCAAGTTTGAGACGGAAGCGATTCGCGACGAGAAAGTCAAAGTCCTGCGCTCGCTGCGTCGATATGCGGAGGACGAAATCTCGCAATACGTGGTGCGCGGCCAATACGTCGCGGGCCAGATGAAAAACGAGCCCGTCCTCGGGTATCGCGATGAAGCGAACGTCGCTCCGGATTCGGACACGGAAACGTTTGTCGCGGCGAAGCTGTTCGTGAACAACTTCCGCTGGTCCGGCGTGCCGTTTTTCATCCGCACCGGCAAACGCATGCCGAAAAAAACCACCGAGATCGTCATCCAGTTCAAGGACGTTCCGATGCTGAACAACTTCCATCACGCCGGCACCGTCGGCCCGAATCTGCTCGTCATCCGCATCAACCCGACGGAAGGCATGACACTCTATCTAAACGCCAAGAAGCCAGGCACCGATGACGAAGTTGTGACGATCGCGATGGACTTCTGCAACAACTGCGACATCGAAGGCGGTTCGCCCGAAGCGTACGAACGCCTGATCAACGACGCCATCCAAGGCGACTCCACGTTCTTCACCCGCTGGGACGAAGTTTCGCTTGCGTGGAAGTTCGTCGACCCGATCCGCCGCGCGTGGGACAAAGGTCTCGTGCCGTTGCACGAATACCAAGCGGGCACATGGGGGCCGAAAGCGGTCAACTACTTGCTGTCTGAAGACAACGTGCAGTGGTGGTACATCGATGCAAACGAAGCCCACACGCTGCCCGCTCAGATGCAGGACGGCGTTTTTTCGAGGAGGTAA
- the gnd gene encoding phosphogluconate dehydrogenase (NAD(+)-dependent, decarboxylating): protein MKLGLIGLGKMGYNLAQNLLDHNHSVVGYDVNAQAAKDLQSFNQNAIPAETIQDLIEKLDTPRVVWVMVPHNIVDSVLDTLQPLLSAGDIVIEGGNSHYKESVARGERMAETGVHYYDVGTSGGTEGARHGACFMIGGNAEVFPTIEPIFQDLSVEKGYLYAGDVGAGHFLKMVHNGIEYGMMQAIAEGFEVLDKSKYDYNYEDVARVWANGSVIRGWLMDLTERAFSKDAKLEGIRGVMQSSGEGKWTVETALELQASAPVIAMSLFMRYRSLEDDTFHGKVVAALRNEFGGHAVVKK from the coding sequence ATGAAGCTCGGACTGATCGGTCTCGGCAAAATGGGGTACAACCTGGCCCAGAACTTGCTCGACCACAACCACAGCGTAGTTGGCTATGACGTAAACGCCCAAGCGGCGAAAGACCTGCAATCGTTCAACCAGAACGCCATCCCGGCTGAAACCATCCAAGACCTGATCGAAAAACTCGACACCCCGCGTGTCGTCTGGGTCATGGTTCCGCACAACATCGTGGACAGCGTGCTCGACACCCTGCAACCGCTGCTCTCCGCCGGTGACATCGTCATCGAAGGGGGCAACTCGCATTACAAAGAATCGGTCGCTCGCGGAGAACGCATGGCGGAGACCGGCGTCCACTACTATGATGTCGGCACGTCCGGCGGTACCGAAGGCGCACGTCATGGTGCTTGCTTCATGATCGGCGGCAACGCAGAAGTATTCCCGACCATCGAACCGATTTTCCAAGACCTCTCCGTGGAAAAAGGCTACCTCTACGCAGGCGATGTCGGGGCCGGCCACTTCCTGAAAATGGTCCACAACGGCATCGAGTACGGCATGATGCAAGCGATCGCCGAGGGCTTTGAAGTTCTCGACAAGTCGAAGTACGACTACAACTACGAGGACGTCGCCCGCGTCTGGGCGAACGGCTCCGTCATCCGCGGTTGGCTGATGGACCTGACCGAGCGCGCTTTCTCCAAAGACGCCAAGCTCGAAGGCATCCGCGGCGTCATGCAATCGTCGGGCGAAGGCAAATGGACCGTCGAGACCGCGTTGGAGCTCCAAGCGAGCGCTCCGGTCATCGCGATGTCGCTGTTCATGCGCTACCGCTCTCTCGAAGACGACACCTTCCACGGCAAAGTCGTCGCCGCTCTGCGCAACGAATTCGGCGGACATGCCGTCGTCAAAAAGTAG
- a CDS encoding 1,4-alpha-glucan branching protein domain-containing protein, with the protein MVKGYLALVLHAHLPYIRHPESEAYLEERWLFEAITETYIPLLQVYQGLLADGVEFRVTMSITPTLLSMLTDPLLQKRYLKHLTKLIELAEKEVLRTESQAQQFNGLAFKYLNRFTSLREFYLRYNGNLIPAFRELQDLGKLEIITSAATHAFLPNVMTEEAVRAQLQTAVDLHTEHFGRAPQGIWLPECGYAPELDLLLKECGLRFFFTDAHGVSTAEPAPVFGTASPVLTPHGVAAFPRDVESSRQVWSSHEGYPGDFNYREYYRDIGFDLPIEEVKDYIHPDGIRINTGMKYFRITGKSEQKEPYNPQWAREKAAEHAGNFLFNRERQVEHLSYQMGRRPIIVAPYDAELYGHWWYEGPQWLDMLLRKMHFDQTTIKTITPSEYLGLYPDFQVCRLPMSSWGRGGYSDVWLRSENDWIYPALHRMETCMIDLANSFAEPSDLERRALNQASRELMLAQSSDWAFIMDNKTMVDYAVKRTKHHVNRFDALYGMLKKGNLNAMWLSKIELLDNLFPAINFEAYRSKHELRQFAPSTSPVVLLLSWEFPPMTVGGLSRHVYDLTRYLVKNGWDVHVVTTEAEGAPFEEVVEGVHVHRVHVMKPDGAEFEHWAFQLNLMMIDTVQGLQDAGLKFDLIHAHDWLVAYAAEMIKKTSGVPLVSTIHATEHGRNHGIHTDLQRYIHGLEWKLTYESQRVILCSTYMQREVEQVFHLPSDKLDVIPNGVDPEMLRPTALAEAGKGVFAKEGEKLVMFVGRLVREKGVHTLLNAVPMIVDEFPETRFVIAGKGPSMESLREQAHAMGIADRVRFTGFISDEDRNSLFQEADVAVFPSLYEPFGIVALEAMAANTPVVVSDVGGLGDVVQHGRNGLKMYPDDAHSLALQVKSLLRDAEFGKRLAQTALDEIDHYNWNCIARQTTKVYHKALGLDVRVPTVLEAAAAME; encoded by the coding sequence ATGGTAAAAGGCTACCTCGCCCTCGTCCTGCACGCACACTTGCCGTACATCCGACATCCGGAAAGTGAAGCGTACTTGGAGGAACGCTGGCTGTTCGAAGCGATCACAGAAACCTACATCCCGCTCCTGCAGGTCTACCAAGGACTGCTCGCCGACGGCGTTGAATTTCGCGTCACGATGTCGATTACGCCGACGTTGTTGTCGATGCTGACCGACCCCCTTTTGCAAAAGCGCTACCTCAAACACCTCACCAAACTGATCGAACTGGCGGAAAAGGAAGTCTTGCGCACCGAATCGCAAGCCCAGCAGTTCAACGGACTGGCCTTCAAATACCTGAACCGCTTCACGTCTCTGCGGGAGTTCTACCTGCGCTACAACGGCAACTTGATCCCCGCGTTTCGCGAACTGCAAGACCTCGGGAAGTTGGAGATCATCACGTCGGCGGCGACACACGCGTTTCTCCCGAACGTCATGACGGAGGAAGCCGTCCGCGCTCAATTGCAGACGGCGGTCGACCTGCATACGGAACATTTCGGCCGCGCCCCGCAAGGCATCTGGTTGCCGGAGTGCGGGTATGCGCCTGAACTTGATCTTTTATTGAAGGAATGCGGTCTGCGTTTCTTCTTCACCGATGCGCACGGCGTTTCGACCGCCGAGCCTGCTCCGGTGTTTGGCACGGCGTCGCCCGTGCTGACTCCGCACGGCGTGGCGGCGTTTCCACGCGATGTCGAATCGTCCCGCCAAGTGTGGAGTTCACACGAGGGCTATCCGGGCGACTTCAACTACCGCGAATACTACCGCGACATCGGGTTCGACCTGCCCATCGAAGAGGTGAAAGACTACATCCACCCGGACGGCATCCGCATCAACACGGGGATGAAGTACTTCCGCATCACCGGCAAGTCTGAGCAAAAGGAACCCTACAACCCGCAATGGGCGCGGGAAAAAGCGGCCGAACACGCCGGCAACTTCCTGTTCAACCGCGAACGACAAGTCGAGCATCTGTCCTACCAAATGGGTCGCCGCCCGATCATCGTCGCGCCCTATGACGCGGAGTTGTACGGGCACTGGTGGTACGAAGGCCCGCAATGGTTGGACATGCTCTTGCGCAAGATGCACTTCGACCAGACGACGATCAAAACGATCACACCTTCCGAATACTTGGGTCTCTATCCGGACTTCCAAGTATGCCGTTTGCCCATGTCTTCCTGGGGGAGAGGCGGCTACTCGGATGTTTGGTTGCGCAGTGAGAACGATTGGATCTATCCGGCGTTGCATCGCATGGAGACTTGCATGATCGACTTGGCGAACTCGTTTGCAGAGCCGTCCGACTTGGAACGCCGAGCGCTCAACCAAGCGTCTCGCGAGCTGATGCTGGCACAGAGCAGCGACTGGGCGTTCATCATGGACAACAAAACGATGGTCGACTATGCCGTGAAACGCACCAAGCACCACGTCAATCGCTTTGACGCCCTCTACGGCATGTTGAAAAAAGGCAACCTCAACGCGATGTGGTTGTCCAAAATCGAGCTCCTCGACAATCTCTTCCCGGCCATCAACTTCGAGGCGTATCGTTCCAAACACGAACTGCGCCAATTCGCCCCTTCGACTTCACCGGTCGTGCTCCTGCTCTCGTGGGAGTTCCCGCCGATGACCGTCGGTGGTTTGTCTCGCCATGTGTACGACCTGACCCGCTATCTCGTGAAAAACGGCTGGGACGTGCACGTCGTCACCACCGAAGCGGAGGGCGCACCGTTTGAGGAAGTCGTCGAAGGAGTTCACGTTCACCGCGTTCACGTCATGAAGCCGGACGGAGCTGAATTTGAGCACTGGGCGTTCCAATTGAACCTCATGATGATCGACACCGTGCAGGGGTTGCAGGACGCAGGTTTGAAATTCGACCTGATCCACGCCCACGACTGGCTGGTGGCCTACGCCGCCGAAATGATCAAAAAAACAAGCGGTGTTCCGCTCGTTTCCACGATTCACGCGACGGAGCACGGGCGCAATCACGGGATTCACACCGACCTGCAACGCTACATCCACGGTCTGGAATGGAAACTCACCTACGAATCGCAGCGCGTCATCCTCTGCTCCACGTACATGCAGCGGGAAGTGGAGCAGGTCTTCCACCTGCCGTCCGACAAATTGGACGTCATCCCGAACGGCGTGGACCCGGAGATGTTGCGTCCGACCGCGCTCGCAGAAGCGGGCAAGGGCGTTTTTGCCAAAGAGGGTGAGAAGTTGGTGATGTTCGTGGGCCGTCTGGTGCGGGAAAAAGGCGTTCACACGCTGTTGAACGCCGTCCCGATGATCGTGGACGAGTTCCCGGAAACCCGCTTCGTCATCGCGGGCAAGGGTCCGTCGATGGAATCGCTCCGAGAGCAAGCACACGCGATGGGGATCGCGGATCGTGTGCGGTTCACCGGGTTTATCTCCGATGAAGATCGCAACTCCCTGTTCCAAGAAGCGGACGTGGCGGTGTTCCCGAGCTTGTACGAACCGTTTGGCATCGTGGCGCTCGAAGCGATGGCGGCGAATACGCCGGTCGTGGTGTCGGACGTCGGGGGCTTGGGCGATGTGGTGCAGCACGGGCGCAACGGGTTGAAGATGTACCCGGACGATGCGCACTCGCTGGCGTTGCAAGTGAAGAGTTTGCTTCGCGATGCGGAGTTTGGCAAGCGTCTGGCGCAGACCGCGTTGGACGAGATCGACCACTACAACTGGAATTGCATCGCAAGGCAGACGACCAAGGTGTATCACAAAGCGTTGGGGCTGGATGTCCGCGTGCCGACCGTTTTAGAAGCGGCGGCGGCGATGGAGTAG